GCTCAAACCGGCTCCTGCATGTGTGCATTAATTGGCCACACCGTGGTTTTATATCGCCCGCACCCTGAAGAGCCTGAAATTAAACTTCCCCGCTAAGGCCCTTAGAACCGTTCCAAGGTTGATGCCGCCGGTCTGCTGATCTACAACATCCATCAAATTGAGAGTCTTCTCAGCAAAGGATGTTCATATGTGGCGTTATCTTGTTCTCCTCATTTCAACTCTCAGTCTCGCAGCTGCTTGCAGCGACGACGGTCCAGCTCCGACCACTCCGGAAGCCGGCGATGGTGAGTCCCGACTCGAAGCGATTATTACGACCAACAAAGGTGTTATCACTCTCGAGCTCTACCCAGAACGCGCTCCAATCAGCGTTGAAAACTTCAAACAATACGTCGCCGATGGGTTTTACAATGGCGTAGTTTTTCACCGAGTCATTCCGAACTTCATGATTCAAACCGGCGGGCACGATGAAAAGCTCAACAAGAAAAAGCCGCGCGACACCATTAAGAATGAAGCCACCAATGGGCTCAGCAACAAGCGTGGAACCGTCGCCATGGCTCGCACCGGGGTTATCGATTCAGCGACCAGCCAATTCTTTATC
This genomic stretch from Deltaproteobacteria bacterium harbors:
- a CDS encoding peptidyl-prolyl cis-trans isomerase, producing MWRYLVLLISTLSLAAACSDDGPAPTTPEAGDGESRLEAIITTNKGVITLELYPERAPISVENFKQYVADGFYNGVVFHRVIPNFMIQTGGHDEKLNKKKPRDTIKNEATNGLSNKRGTVAMARTGVIDSATSQFFINVGNNSRLDHKGTQPRKYGYAVFGKVLEGMDVVDSIAGVPTHCPSQKRAPCNAPIPKGMGDVPKDNIIIEKIELD